In Oscillatoria acuminata PCC 6304, a single window of DNA contains:
- a CDS encoding gas vesicle protein GvpG: protein MLFELLTFPISGPLGGIVWLGEQLLERATSELDDIQNVQKQLLALQLAFDMGDISEEDFEIQEEELLLKIQAMEEEMEEEQEEEIEPEKFISEDGLSSFSITVLD from the coding sequence ATGCTATTTGAACTATTAACCTTTCCCATCTCAGGACCCCTTGGCGGCATCGTCTGGTTAGGGGAACAACTCCTAGAACGAGCAACCAGCGAACTGGATGATATTCAAAATGTCCAAAAACAGTTATTAGCCTTACAACTCGCCTTCGACATGGGCGACATTTCCGAAGAAGACTTTGAAATTCAGGAAGAGGAACTGTTGCTCAAAATTCAAGCAATGGAAGAAGAGATGGAGGAAGAACAAGAAGAAGAAATAGAACCCGAAAAGTTCATCAGCGAAGATGGGTTATCTTCGTTCTCCATCACAGTCCTGGATTAA
- a CDS encoding DUF2283 domain-containing protein produces MKISYDPEVDALSITFRETTVTTEHLGEGITTDYDAEGQLAGIEILDAVKRVGGQETLHQIIIEGIGPGMRSV; encoded by the coding sequence ATGAAAATTAGTTATGATCCAGAAGTAGATGCCCTCAGCATCACCTTTCGGGAAACAACGGTCACGACTGAACATTTAGGGGAAGGCATCACTACAGATTATGATGCAGAAGGACAGTTAGCTGGGATTGAGATTCTGGATGCGGTTAAGCGCGTTGGGGGACAAGAAACTTTGCATCAAATCATTATTGAAGGGATTGGTCCGGGAATGCGAAGTGTTTAA
- a CDS encoding secondary thiamine-phosphate synthase enzyme YjbQ, whose amino-acid sequence MTITNHFIDIETEPGISIHNLNPYIKDLLAENPVTNGYVLVFARHTTTALFINEYEERLLDDIKVYLEKLAPPDAKYLHNDLHLRVVPPDEPINGHSHLMAITLNNSEYIPIVEGNLALGTWQSVMLIDLDGPRKRNLLIQIFGE is encoded by the coding sequence ATGACTATCACCAACCATTTTATCGACATTGAAACCGAACCGGGAATCAGCATTCATAATCTGAATCCCTACATCAAAGACTTACTGGCGGAAAATCCGGTTACAAATGGTTACGTTTTAGTTTTTGCTCGCCATACCACAACGGCTTTATTTATTAACGAATATGAAGAAAGATTGCTGGATGATATCAAGGTATATCTGGAAAAATTAGCCCCTCCCGATGCCAAATATCTCCATAACGATTTGCATCTGCGCGTCGTCCCTCCCGATGAACCCATCAACGGACATTCCCATCTGATGGCAATCACTCTCAACAATAGCGAATACATTCCCATCGTCGAGGGAAATTTAGCCTTGGGAACTTGGCAATCGGTAATGTTAATTGATTTAGATGGACCACGAAAACGCAATCTGCTGATTCAAATTTTCGGGGAATGA
- a CDS encoding NAD(P)/FAD-dependent oxidoreductase yields MCEVDVAIAGSGPGGTAAAIALAQQGFRVAIAEAESFPRDRPGETLHPGIEPLLQQLGVGSRLLAAGFLRHPGNWIQWEGSRRFEPFGSDETGPWQGFQAWRADFDTILRDRAVELGIEVRQPCRALHPILSQNRVTGIATNQGEINAKFAVDATGSRQWLAKQLKLAINPFSPPLIAHYGYVEGDCPIRDDAPAIVAGEGGWIWTAKIRPQLYQWTRLDFTHKPLEKNWQPSEFQTLKPRGKPAVANVTWRQVSPPAGPGYFLVGDAATVLDPASSHGVLKAVMSGMMAAHLMTQLLQGKAFESQVIAGYSQWMETWFQKDIETLKTLYALLPNAPDWVK; encoded by the coding sequence ATGTGCGAGGTTGATGTGGCGATCGCCGGGAGTGGTCCGGGAGGAACTGCTGCCGCCATTGCCCTCGCCCAGCAAGGGTTCCGGGTAGCGATCGCCGAAGCAGAATCCTTCCCCCGCGATCGCCCTGGGGAAACCCTCCACCCCGGCATCGAACCCCTGTTACAGCAGTTAGGAGTCGGCAGTCGCCTCTTAGCTGCCGGATTCCTGCGTCATCCCGGAAACTGGATACAATGGGAAGGCAGTCGCCGGTTTGAACCCTTCGGGTCTGATGAAACCGGACCTTGGCAGGGATTTCAGGCATGGCGGGCGGATTTCGATACAATTTTGCGCGATCGGGCGGTAGAATTAGGCATTGAGGTCCGCCAACCCTGTCGCGCCTTACATCCGATTCTCAGCCAAAACCGAGTTACAGGAATCGCCACCAACCAAGGAGAAATCAATGCCAAATTTGCAGTCGATGCCACCGGCAGCAGACAATGGTTAGCCAAACAATTAAAGTTAGCAATTAACCCATTTTCTCCCCCCTTAATCGCCCATTATGGCTATGTGGAAGGAGACTGTCCTATCCGAGATGATGCACCGGCGATCGTAGCAGGCGAAGGGGGATGGATTTGGACCGCCAAAATCCGCCCCCAACTCTACCAATGGACCCGCCTAGATTTCACCCACAAACCCCTAGAAAAAAACTGGCAACCCTCCGAATTCCAAACCCTAAAACCCAGGGGAAAACCTGCCGTTGCCAATGTCACCTGGAGACAAGTTTCTCCCCCCGCAGGGCCCGGTTATTTTCTGGTGGGAGATGCCGCAACGGTTTTAGATCCAGCCTCCTCTCATGGCGTCCTCAAAGCAGTCATGTCCGGCATGATGGCCGCCCATTTGATGACTCAACTCTTGCAGGGGAAAGCCTTTGAGAGTCAAGTGATTGCCGGATACAGTCAGTGGATGGAGACTTGGTTTCAAAAAGATATCGAAACCTTAAAAACCCTTTACGCCTTATTGCCGAATGCCCCAGATTGGGTAAAATAA